The segment AGAGCGCCCACTCCACATCTACCGGGTCGTGGATATTCACATCCTCATCCACTACTATCACATGTTTGAGTGATGGGTGGCCACGGAATGCGGCCTCAATGGCCTGCCGCCCATCCTCCGCCCCATGAGAACGGATTTGCACGATAGCGTGCAGCCACGAGCCGCCCCCAGGCGTCAAAAGCACATCTACGACATCGCAAACCTTGCTAACTTCCTGGAAAATAGTGGGTTCACGAGGCATACCCATCAGTAATTTGTGTTCCTCGCCACCAGGCAATAAGGCTTGATAAATAGGAGCCCGCCGATGGGTAATGCAGGTCACCTCGAAGATGGGCTGGCGTCGCACAATATCCCGGGTCAATGTCAGGTCGAAAAATGGACCTTCATCGGCCATTTCGCGGGTCAGGCGGCCCTCAAGCACGAACTCTGCATCGGCAGGCACTTCCAAATCCACCGTCTGGCATTTCACCAATGGCGTGAGTTCTAACGCGTTTGCGATGCCTAATTCATCCACACCGGGGGCAGGCGACATCGCGGCTGCCAGCAAGACCGCCGTGCTGTTCCCGATGCAGAAGGCGATCTCAATCTCACCACCCGCTGCACGGAGTGCCGAGTCTGTGCCGCGCCCCTCGACAATCCGTGCTGCGAAACGCCTCTCATCCAAGCGAAGGAGTCGGTGATAGCTCATGTTG is part of the Chloroflexota bacterium genome and harbors:
- a CDS encoding UbiD family decarboxylase — protein: MNLRTLLTEMEKQGLLVRIGVPVDPYVEMAQVINALHNRPVLFEQVAGFEYPVVAGLCARREFFSLGLGVSPEQLPRVMQNALCNTIEPEIIPSGPCQEIIEHEVDLTRLPILTHFADDPGPYVTAGVAIVKHPTLGRNMSYHRLLRLDERRFAARIVEGRGTDSALRAAGGEIEIAFCIGNSTAVLLAAAMSPAPGVDELGIANALELTPLVKCQTVDLEVPADAEFVLEGRLTREMADEGPFFDLTLTRDIVRRQPIFEVTCITHRRAPIYQALLPGGEEHKLLMGMPREPTIFQEVSKVCDVVDVLLTPGGGSWLHAIVQIRSHGAEDGRQAIEAAFRGHPSLKHVIVVDEDVNIHDPVDVEWAL